The Delphinus delphis chromosome 2, mDelDel1.2, whole genome shotgun sequence genome contains a region encoding:
- the AFG2B gene encoding ATPase family gene 2 protein homolog B — protein MAPDSGPFPEGPLLKLLPVDARDRGTQRCRLGPAALRALGAHLGSAVEISLPDGGSCLCTAWPRRDGADGFVQLDPQCASPGAAVGAPGSRGSLNLSRLRLVPCPPLRLLAVWPVLRELAGVSGAPNPAAVLEAAQELLRNRPVSLGHVVAAPPGAPGPVAALHIVSGAPNPNPAGLVTPHTHISLSGLPPSEEEPQPEVPLGGLSEAADSLRELLDLPLSYPRALASLGLEVPRGVLLAGPSGVGKTQLVRAVARKAGAELLAVSAPSLQGSRPGETEENVRRVFQRAQELASRRPTLLFLDEVDALCPRRGGPHQAPESRVVAQVLTLLDGISGGREVVVVGATNRPDALDPALRRPGRFDREIVIGTPTLRQRKAILQVITSKMPISSQVDLSLLAEMTVGYVGADLTALCREAAMHALLHSEKNQDNPMIDETDFLEAFKKIQPSSFRSVIGLMDIKPVGWEQIGGLEDVKLKLKQSIEWPLKFPREFVRMGLTEPKGVLLYGPPGCAKTTLVRALATSCHCSFVSVSGADLFSPFVGDSEKILSQVFRQARANTPAIVFLDEIDSILGSRSISRTGCNVQERVLSVLLNELDGVGLKTIERRGSKSDQHGKYKELEKNEELEFQEVFNSNVMIVAATNRPDVLDDALLRPGRLDKIIYIPPPDEKGRLSILKVCTKNMPMGPDISLENVAADTCFFSGADLGNLCKEAALLALQENGLEATTVKQEHFLESLKTVKPSLSHKDLTLYKNLFQKQGFSNLEDI, from the exons CCCTTTCCAGAAGGGCCGCTCTTAAAGCTGCTACCCGTAGACGCTAGGGACCGGGGCACCCAGCGCTGTCGCCTGGGCCCGGCGGCCCTCCGCGCCTTAGGCGCGCACCTGGGCTCGGCGGTGGAGATCTCGCTGCCTGACGGCGGCTCCTGCCTCTGCACCGCCTGGCCGCGGCGGGATGGAGCGGACGGCTTTGTGCAACTGGATCCGCAGTGCGCGAGCCCGGGGGCGGCAGTGGGGGCGCCGGGGTCCCGGGGAAGTCTGAACCTGAGCCGACTCCGGTTAGTGCCCTGCCCGCCCCTTCGGCTCCTCGCCGTGTGGCCGGTGTTGCGGGAGCTGGCGGGCGTGTCTGGTGCCCCAAATCCAGCCGCGGTGCTGGAGGCGGCGCAGGAGCTGCTGAGGAACCGTCCGGTCTCTCTGGGCCACGTGGTGGCCGCTCCTCCGGGCGCTCCCGGCCCGGTGGCCGCCCTGCACATCGTCAGCGGGGCACCCAACCCGAATCCGGCCGGGCTGGTCACCCCTCACACCCACATCAGTCTGAGCGGGCTACCTCCGTCGGAAGAGGAGCCGCAGCCCGAGGTGCCCCTGGGGGGCCTTTCCGAGGCGGCCGACTCGCTGCGGGAGCTCCTCGACTTGCCGCTCAGCTACCCCCGCGCCTTGGCCTCGCTGGGGCTAGAAGTGCCACGCGGGGTGCTCCTGGCTGGCCCCTCCGGAGTGGGCAAGACCCAGCTAGTGCGGGCCGTGGCCCGAAAGGCGGGCGCGGAGCTGCTGGCCGTGAGTGCGCCCTCGCTGCAGGGCTCCCGGCCCGGGGAGACCGAGGAGAATGTGCGGCGGGTCTTCCAGCGCGCGCAGGAGCTGGCCAGCCGCAGGCCCACCCTTCTCTTCCTGGACGAGGTGGACGCCCTGTGTCCCCGGCGGGGCGGCCCACACCAAGCCCCCGAGAGCCGCGTGGTGGCCCAGGTGTTGACGCTGCTAGACGGCATCAGTGGGGGCCGGGAGGTGGTGGTTGTGGGAGCCACCAACCGGCCGGACGCACTAGACCCAGCGCTGCGTAGACCTGGGAGATTCGACCGAGAG ATTGTCATTGGAACTCCCACACTTAGACAAAGAAAGGCGATTCTACAAGTGATTACCTCAAAGATGCCCATCTCCAGTCAAGTCGATTTGAGCCTCCTTGCAGAAATGACTGTTGGCTATGTTGGTGCAGACCTGACCGCACTCTGTAGGGAGGCTGCCATGCACGCTCTGCTTCATAGTGAGAAG AACCAGGACAATCCAATGATTGATGAAACAGACTTCCttgaagcttttaaaaagatcCAGCCCTCATCATTTCGAAGTGTCATTGGACTGATGGACATCAAGCCTGTTGGCTGGGAGCAGATTGGTGGCCTTGAAGATGTAAAACTGAAGTTAAAACAG AGCATTGAATGGCCTCTGAAATTCCCTCGGGAATTTGTTAGGATGGGCCTGACAGAGCCAAAGGGAGTTCTCCTGTATGGTCCCCCTGGGTGCGCTAAAACCACCCTGGTGAGGGCCCTGGCCACGAGCTGTCATTGCTCTTTTGTTTCAGTGAGCGGAGCTGATCTCTTTTCACCTTTTGTTGGCGATTCAGAAAAAATCTTgtctcag GTATTTCGACAAGCAAGAGCAAATACTCCAGCAAttgtgtttttggatgaaattgaTTCAATCTTGGGCTCTCGATCAATCAGCAGAACAGGATGTAATGTTCAAGAACGTGTTCTTTCTGTTCTCCTAAATGAATTAGATGGTGTTGGATTGAAGACTATagagagaagaggaagtaaaTCAGATCAACATGGTAAATACAAGGAGCTGGAAAAAAACGAAGAG CTAGAGTTTCAGGAAGTTTTTAATAGCAATGTCATGATTGTTGCAGCAACAAATAGACCTGATGTGTTAGATGATGCCTTGTTACGGCCTGGAAGATTAGACAAGATTATTTATATTCCACCTCCAGATGAAAAG GGCAGGCTTTCTATTCTGAAAGTCTGTACAAAAAACATGCCAATGGGGCCTGATATTTCCTTGGAAAATGTAGCAGCAGATACCTGTTTTTTCTCTGGAGCTGATCTTGGAAACCTCTGCAAAGAA